CCGCCCCGTTCGCGAGAAGATGCGTCGCGAAGGCGTGACGCAGCTTGTGGGGTGAGAGCAGCGCAGGCCGACGGAGACCGGCATCGAGCGCCGCTTGCTTGACATCCTCTAGCGCCGAGATCCGCGTCAGCGGCTTGCTTGCGTCCCGGACCGAGTGGAAAACCCATTTCTCAGAGGCGACGCCATAAGCCGCGACAGCCTTCCTCCATCGCATGATGGCCTCGACTGCCCGGGCATGCATCGGCACCAGGCGCTCCTTGTCGCCCTTGCCCCGGACGTAGAGCATCCGGGCGTCTTTCCCAAACGCCTTCCACGGCAAGTTCACGGCTTCGCTGACCCGCATCCCAGAGGCGTAGAGCGTCTCGAAGAGCGCGGCGCGGCGCGCGAAGCTAGCGTGCTGGAAAGGCGTCGTTGAAGTGTCCGCAGCGCGCGCGTGGGCAGTGTCGAGGAGCTGATCGACCTCCTTCATCGACAGGACAAGCGGCAGCGCCCGCCGGCGCTTCATAGGCTCCAGTAGCGTGGTTGGGTCGCTCGCTGAATGGCCTTCCGCGACCATGAAGCGGTGGAGATTTCGAACAACAGAACGCTTCTTCGCGAGGGTGGATTCAGCGAAGCCGCGCTCGATCAGGGACCCCAAATAGTCGGTCACATGCTCTCGTCGCACGTCGAAAAGCGTGAGTCCCTGCTTCGTCAACCAGGTGAGGTACGTCTCGATGTCGTCGGTATAGGTGTCGATCGTGCCGAGCGAACTCGCCTGCTCGCTCAGCAATGCCGTCAACCAGAGCTCGGCCATTGCGCGATCGTCCATGGACGCAGTCTTCGTCGCGAATGGTTACTGGGCCCTTGCCGACCCCTGAAATTGCCCTTGCAATGGCGCGGACGCTCCGGTGTCTTCCCGCTCAGCGGGGGAGGTGCCTATTTGCGCCAAACCGCAGGCCGGCTCGATCCCGACCCGCCTCGAGGCCGAGAGCAACCGCTCGCGGCGGCGTTCGGCCCGGAGGTCCCGAATTGTGGCTGAGTGATCAGGGTCCGGCTGGCGCGGACGTCGGCGCTTCGACCCAGTCAGGCAG
The window above is part of the Hyphomicrobiales bacterium genome. Proteins encoded here:
- the xerD gene encoding Tyrosine recombinase XerD, whose amino-acid sequence is MDDRAMAELWLTALLSEQASSLGTIDTYTDDIETYLTWLTKQGLTLFDVRREHVTDYLGSLIERGFAESTLAKKRSVVRNLHRFMVAEGHSASDPTTLLEPMKRRRALPLVLSMKEVDQLLDTAHARAADTSTTPFQHASFARRAALFETLYASGMRVSEAVNLPWKAFGKDARMLYVRGKGDKERLVPMHARAVEAIMRWRKAVAAYGVASEKWVFHSVRDASKPLTRISALEDVKQAALDAGLRRPALLSPHKLRHAFATHLLANGADLRVIQEMLGHADLGSTEIYTHVDISRRQRMVLDLHPLGDTGDELRD